One window of the Eucalyptus grandis isolate ANBG69807.140 chromosome 8, ASM1654582v1, whole genome shotgun sequence genome contains the following:
- the LOC104444258 gene encoding LOW QUALITY PROTEIN: protein BASIC PENTACYSTEINE7 (The sequence of the model RefSeq protein was modified relative to this genomic sequence to represent the inferred CDS: deleted 2 bases in 1 codon) — protein MGTYSNRGHIMPDANGGPSLSHIAWFYGSGFFPTPKVSSGPSSQTQLNPEDGLPVPPIRSVASTTEPAKSNSPGTKSAKPKKRKSSSKEPDQITSKALKQKQPRKKSSSKRKGTELPEAKREKKDLNMNIDLTNIDFSGVPSPYCSCTGIARVCYKWGAGGWQSSCCTISVSEYPLPMSSSRPGVRLAGRKMSNGAYVKLLVRLASEGYDLTHPVDLKDHWARHGTNKFVTIK, from the exons ATGGGGACATACTCAAATAGAGGCCATATCATGCCCGATGCTAACGGTGGACCGTCCCTTTCACATATTGCCTGGTTTTATGGGAGCGGATTTTTCCCTACTCCAAAAGTCAGCTCAGGTCCTTCCTCACAAACACAGTTGAACCCAGAAGATGGTCTCCCTGTACCTCCGATTCGTTCAGTTGCTTCAACAACTGAGCCTGCAAAGAGCAACAGCCCTGGAACAAAATCTGCAAAGCCTAAGAAACGTAAATCATCTTCAAAAGAACCTGATCAGATAACATCCAAGGCACTGAAGCAAAAGCAACCCAGGAAGAAATCAAGTTCT AAAAGGAAAGGGACAGAGCTTCCTGAAGCAAAACGGGAAAAGAAGGATCTGAACATGAACATCGATTTAACCAACATCGATTTCTCTGGGGTGCCTTCCCCTTATTGCTCTTGCACTGGAATCGCTCGGGTCTGCTACAAATGGGGGGCTGGTGGCTGGCAATCTTCGTGCTGCACCATCAGCGTATCTGAATACCCGCTTCCAATGAGTTCATCAAGGCCTGGTGTTCGCTTGGCTGGGAGGAAGATGAGCAATGGGGCATATGTGAAACTTTTAGTAAGATTAGCATCAGAAGGTTATGATCTAACTCATCCGGTTGACTTGAAGGATCACTGGGCAAGACATGGTACTAATAAGTTTGTCACCATCAAGTAG
- the LOC104444259 gene encoding phosphoribulokinase, chloroplastic produces the protein MAVSTVYTTQSFHSTCSISTPSKTHLGFNQKKQILFYNSGKRVTNRGIAAVPYVIRCSGDTLVIGLAADSGCGKSTFMRRLTSVFGGAAEPPKGGNPDSNTLISDTTTVICLDDYHSLDRTGRKEKGVTALDPRANDFDLMYEQVKAMKEGKAVDKPIYNHVTGLLDPPELIKPPKILVIEGLHPMFDQRVRDLLDFSIYLDISNEVKFAWKIQRDMAERGHSLESIKASIEARKPDFEAYIDPQKQYADAVIEVLPTQLIPGDNEGKILRVRLIMKEGVKYFNPVYLFDEGSTISWIPCGRKLTCSYPGIKFTYGPESYFGHEVSVLEMDGQFDRLDELIYVESHLSNLSTKFYGEVTQQMLKHSEFPGSNNGTGLFQTIVGLKIRDLYEQITASKAAAPLQATKA, from the exons ATGGCGGTTTCTACAGTCTACACAACCCAATCCTTCCACTCGACATGCTCAATCTCCACACCCTCCAAGACCCACTTGGGGTTCAACCAGAAGAAGCAAATCTTGTTCTACAACAGTGGCAAGAGGGTCACCAACAGAGGCATCGCCGCAGTCCCATATGTGATCAGGTGCTCAGGGGACACGCTGGTGATTGGCCTAGCAGCTGACTCAGGCTGTGGCAAGAGCACCTTCATGAGGAGGCTGACCAGCGTCTTCGGGGGCGCAGCCGAGCCGCCGAAGGGAGGCAACCCGGACTCGAACACCCTCATCAGTGACACAACCACCGTGATATGCCTCGACGACTACCATTCCCTGGACAGGActggaaggaaagagaagggagTGACTGCACTTGACCCAAGGGCCAACGACTTTGATCTCATGTACGAACAGGTTAAGGCAATGAAGGAAGGGAAGGCTGTGGACAAGCCTATCTATAACCATGTCACTGGCCTCTTGGACCCTCCTGAGCTCATCAAGCCTCCCAAGATCCTGGTCATTGAGGGACTTCACCCAAT GTTCGACCAGCGCGTTAGGGACTTGCTGGACTTCAGCATATATTTGGACATCAGCAATGAGGTCAAATTTGCATGGAAAATCCAG AGGGACATGGCTGAGCGAGGACACAGTCTCGAGAGCATCAAAGCTAGCATTGAAGCCCGAAAGCCAGATTTTGAAGCCTATATAG ACCCACAGAAGCAGTATGCAGATGCAGTGATTGAAGTGCTGCCAACACAGCTAATCCCTGGTGATAATGAAGGGAAGATTCTTAGAGTGAGGTTGATAATGAAAGAGGGCGTGAAGTATTTCAACCCGGTATACCTGTTTGACGAGGGCTCGACCATCTCTTGGATCCCGTGTGGAAGAAAGCTCACTTGCTCTTACCCCGGCATCAAGTTCACTTATGGCCCGGAGAGTTACTTCGGCCACGAG GTGTCTGTGTTGGAGATGGATGGGCAATTTGACAGACTAGATGAGCTCATCTATGTGGAAAGCCATTTGAGCAACCTCTCCACAAAATTCTATGGTGAAGTCACCCAGCAGATGCTGAAGCACTCCGAATTCCCCGGAAGCAACAATGGCACTGGTCTCTTCCAGACCATAGTTGGGCTAAAAATCAGAGACCTCTATGAGCAAATCACAGCCAGCAAAGCAGCTGCACCATTACAAGCCACTAAAGCTTAG